Proteins from a genomic interval of Corythoichthys intestinalis isolate RoL2023-P3 chromosome 3, ASM3026506v1, whole genome shotgun sequence:
- the LOC130913470 gene encoding gastrula zinc finger protein XlCGF57.1-like: MSASTTPAAVKFQEELCGVKEEPARQQHSIVCKIMHAKVVLHRQEGFIKYLRAERQEPESPGVKEDVELPQIKEEDEPEPCQQKQLPIKKEEEELPFVKEEEEEEHITRSTGEPLKSEDGPSEGCRGAEPPSGCSSCSTEGLQADIFIAPTDRNGATSRSPYNDDGHQKSHHDDKLCKCSQCGKTFANDKTCHMHMRIHTGEKPFVCSLCGQRFSQKMNLNRHTRTHTGEKPYACSVCGQRFAQKQNLYSHERTHTGEKPFSCSVCGQRYSDKSHLKRHTRTHTGEKPFPCSVCGQRFSQKMTLERHTTTHTGEKPISCSVCGQRFSHKSNLKKHTRTHTGEKPFSCSVCGQRYSDKSHLNRHMRTHTGEKPFSCSVCGQRFSRKSTLKQHTRTHTGEKPFACLVCGQRFSLKMTLKRHTTTHTGEKPISCSVCGQRFSHKSNLKKHTRTHTGEKPFSCSVCGQGYSDKSHLNQHMRTHTGEKPFSCSVCGQRFSQEMNLKQHTRTHTGEKPFACSFCGQRFSQKINLKKHTRTHTGEKPFACSFCGQRFSQQMHLNRHTRTHTGEKPYACSVCGQRFARKDRMKRHVCAGVRSSGQ; the protein is encoded by the coding sequence GTTTCATAAAATATCTTCGTGCTGAGCGGCAGGAGCCAGAATCTCCTGGCGTTAAAGAGGACGTTgagctcccccaaatcaaagagGAGGATGAGCCAGAGCCCTGTCAACAGAAgcaacttccaatcaaaaaggaggaggaagagctgCCATTCGTtaaagaggaggaagaggaggagcatATCACGAGGTCgactggtgagcccttgaagagTGAAGATGGTCCGAGTGAGGGCTGCAGAGGGGCAGAGCCTCCAAGCGGTTGCAGCAGCTGCTCAACAGAAGGATTGCAAGCAGACATTTTCATCGCTCCAACAGACAGAAATGGCGCGACGTCACGCTCACCTTACAATGATGATGGTCATCAGAAATCTCACCATGACGACAAACtctgcaaatgctctcagtgtgggaaaacATTTGCTAATGACAAAACTTGTCATATGCATATGAGgatccacactggtgaaaaacctttcgtCTGCTCAttgtgtggtcaaagattcagtcaaaAGATGAACTTAAATCGACACacgagaacccacactggcgaaaaaccttatgCCTGCTCAgtgtgtggtcaaagattcgctcaAAAGCAAAACTTATATAGTCACGAAAGAactcacactggtgaaaaacctttttcctgctctgtATGTGGTCAAAGATACAGTGACAAGAGCCACTTAAaacgacacacaagaacccacactggcgaaaaaccttttccctgctcagtttgtggtcaaagattcagtcaaaAGATGACCTTAGAACGTCACACaacaacccacactggcgaaaaaccaatttcctgctcagtttgtggccaaagattcagtcacaagagcaacttaaaaaaacacacaagaacacacactggcgaaaaacctttttcctgctcagtttgtggtcaaagatacaGTGACAAGAGCCACTTAAATCGACACatgagaacccacactggcgaaaaacctttttcctgctcagtttgcggtcaaagattcagtcgcaagagcaccttaaaacaacacacaagaacccacactggcgaaaaaccttttgcctgcttagtttgtggtcaaagattcagtctAAAGATGACCTTAAAACGACACACaacaacccacactggcgaaaaaccaatttcctgctcagtttgtggccaaagattcagtcacaagagcaacttaaaaaaacacacaagaacccacactggcgaaaaacctttttcctgctcagtttgtggtcaaggatacaGTGACAAGAGCCACTTAAATCAACACatgagaacccacactggcgaaaaacctttttcctgctcagtttgtggtcaaagattcagtcaaGAGATGaacttaaaacaacacacaagaacccacactggcgaaaaaccttttgcctgctcattttgtggtcaaagattcagtcaaaagattaacttaaaaaaacacacaaggacccacactggcgaaaaaccttttgcctgctcattttgtggtcaaagattcagtcaaCAGATGCACTTAAATCGACACacgagaacccacactggcgaaaaaccttatgcctgctcagtttgtggtcaaagattcgctcgGAAGGATCGGATGAAGAGACACGTGTGTGCTGGTGTGAGAAGCAGTGGCCAATGA
- the gp1bb gene encoding platelet glycoprotein Ib beta chain isoform X2 — MSLLRMKEFHLLCLLIFGGRSSLACPQHCTCQGSQVDCSARSLVSAQLPSVFPAYTAELRLHNNRLTTLPNGLLDHLPALRQVSLHSNPWACDCGVLYLRAWLRRQPAGSQPHVNCSSPPRLRGRLVEYLTEEEVLDSCHYWYCDLAMISQAFLFVFVLVQVALLAAVIVFLKKFERLSKEAKRTEEESLTAGEANRKSVHLPLNEWSS, encoded by the exons ATG TCACTGTTGAGGATGAAGGAGTTCCATCTTTTGTGTCTGCTCATCTTTGGTGGTCGAAGCTCATTGGCGTGCCCCCAACATTGCACCTGTCAAGGCAGTCAGGTGGACTGCAGCGCCAGGTCTCTTGTCTCTGCGCAGCTTCCCAGCGTCTTCCCCGCTTACACTGCCGAGCTGCGCCTCCATAACAACCGGCTGACCACCCTCCCCAACGGTCTCCTGGACCATCTCCCCGCCCTGCGCCAGGTCTCCCTGCACAGCAATCCGTGGGCATGCGACTGCGGGGTCCTCTACCTGCGGGCCTGGCTGAGGCGTCAACCTGCTGGAAGTCAACCCCATGTCAACTGCAGCTCCCCTCCGCGCCTCAGAGGGAGGCTGGTGGAGTATTTGACAGAGGAAGAGGTGCTGGACTCTTGCCACTACTGGTACTGTGACCTAGCTATGATTTCACAGGCGTTTCTCTTTGTCTTCGTCCTGGTGCAAGTGGCGCTGCTGGCCGCTGTGATCGTGTTCCTAAAGAAGTTCGAGAGGCTCTCCAAGGAAGCCAAGAGGACCGAAGAGGAGAGCCTCACAGCCGGGGAGGCTAATAGAAAATCAGTGCATTTGCCTTTAAATGAGTGGAGTAGCTAA
- the gp1bb gene encoding platelet glycoprotein Ib beta chain isoform X1 produces the protein MTHQHKASFSLQSLLRMKEFHLLCLLIFGGRSSLACPQHCTCQGSQVDCSARSLVSAQLPSVFPAYTAELRLHNNRLTTLPNGLLDHLPALRQVSLHSNPWACDCGVLYLRAWLRRQPAGSQPHVNCSSPPRLRGRLVEYLTEEEVLDSCHYWYCDLAMISQAFLFVFVLVQVALLAAVIVFLKKFERLSKEAKRTEEESLTAGEANRKSVHLPLNEWSS, from the coding sequence ATGACACATCAGCATAAAGCTAGTTTCTCTCTTCAGTCACTGTTGAGGATGAAGGAGTTCCATCTTTTGTGTCTGCTCATCTTTGGTGGTCGAAGCTCATTGGCGTGCCCCCAACATTGCACCTGTCAAGGCAGTCAGGTGGACTGCAGCGCCAGGTCTCTTGTCTCTGCGCAGCTTCCCAGCGTCTTCCCCGCTTACACTGCCGAGCTGCGCCTCCATAACAACCGGCTGACCACCCTCCCCAACGGTCTCCTGGACCATCTCCCCGCCCTGCGCCAGGTCTCCCTGCACAGCAATCCGTGGGCATGCGACTGCGGGGTCCTCTACCTGCGGGCCTGGCTGAGGCGTCAACCTGCTGGAAGTCAACCCCATGTCAACTGCAGCTCCCCTCCGCGCCTCAGAGGGAGGCTGGTGGAGTATTTGACAGAGGAAGAGGTGCTGGACTCTTGCCACTACTGGTACTGTGACCTAGCTATGATTTCACAGGCGTTTCTCTTTGTCTTCGTCCTGGTGCAAGTGGCGCTGCTGGCCGCTGTGATCGTGTTCCTAAAGAAGTTCGAGAGGCTCTCCAAGGAAGCCAAGAGGACCGAAGAGGAGAGCCTCACAGCCGGGGAGGCTAATAGAAAATCAGTGCATTTGCCTTTAAATGAGTGGAGTAGCTAA